CGTGGGCCAGATGGCGGCACGCTCGCTCCTTGCGCTGGGGGCGCACCGCGTGATCGTGATCGACCCCGTGCCCGAGCGACTCGCGATCGCGGCCCGCGCCGGCGCGGAGATCTTCAACCCCGACGACGGGGGCGACGTCTACGAGCACCTGCTCGACCAGACGGCCGGTCGCGGCCCGGACGCGTGCCTCGACGCGGTGGGCATGGAAGCGCACGGGCACGGGCTCATGGGCGCGATCGACCGCGTGAAGCAGTCGGTGGGCATCGAGACGGACCGGCCCGCGGTGCTCCGTGAGGCGATGCGCTGCGTGCGCAAGGCGGGCACCATCTCGCTCCTGGGCGTGTACTCGGGGATGGTCGACACGATCCCCATGGGCGTCGCGTTCAACAAGGGCGTGACGTTCCGCATGGGGCAGGTCCGCGTCCAGGCGTATCAGCACCAGTTGCTGCACCTGATCCTCGAGGGGCGTCTGCAGCCCGAGGACATCATCACGCACACCCTGCCCCTCACCGACGCGCCCGACGCCTACCGCATGTTCAACAAGAAGGAGGACAACTGCCTCAAGGTTGTCCTGAAGCCGTCCGCGACCACCGCGGGCGCGGTGAACGGCACGGCCTGAGGCGAACCGGAGGACCACGATGCACCTTGATTCACCGCTCCGCCTGCTCGGCGAGGCGATCCAGATCATGTACAACGCCGAGGGCCTGCTCGTGCTCGCCATGCCGCGCGTCGCGGCCCGGGCGCCGGATGAGTCGCTCCGGCGCGCCCTGGCTCAGCACCTCGACGAGACGCGGGCCCAGGCGATCCGCCTCGAGCAGGCGGCCACGCTGCTGGGGGTTCCGTGCCAGGGGCGCCGGTCGATGGCGATGGAAGGCCTGCTGTCCGACGGCGAACTGAACCTCGGGTACGCGGGCGACGACACGCTGGTCTCGCTGGCCATCATCGGAACGTGCAGCGCGGTGGAGCACTACGAACTGTCGATGTACGAGTCGATGCTCATGCTCGCGCACATGGCGGGCTCGACCGAAGCGGCCGAGCTCTTCAAGGCGACGCTCGGCGAAGAAGAACGCGCACTGCAGTCGCTGCACGAGGCGTCGTCCGGGCTGCAGCAGCAGCTCCGATCCGGGGCCGCCGCGGGCAACGGTGGAGGCGTGCGGTAGCGCCCGGCGGACGGCGCGCGCCGGGGGCGCACGAGAGGCGGAGGGCGCATCGCCGAGAGCCCAGGGCCAACTCCGGATCGACGTCGCCTGCCCGACGCGCTGGGCCTGCTGCTCGGCGGGGCGGGAATCCTCCTGCTCGCGCAGGCTCAGCCGACGCCCGCGCAGGACGCGCCCCCCGCGCAGCGCGGCACGCGCGGGGATGACGCCGCCGCGCCGCCCGCGGAGGCGGAATCGCAGCGCATCCTGACGGCGCTGCGGGCCTCACGCTGGTTCAGCGATGCATCGGTGCGCGTTGAGAACGCCATCGTGTTCCTCGACGGGGAAGCCCAGACCGAAGAAGCCCGCGCGTGGGCGAGCGAGGTCGCACGCTCGCGTCCGGGCGTGCTGGGGGTTGTGAACCGCATGGACGTGGCGAGCCCGGACGCGATGGAGGGCCTGCGTCAGCTCCGCCGCGACGTGCTGCGTGCGCTCCCCACGCTGGGCTTCGCGCTGCTCATCGTCGGCGTCGCGGCGGCGGGCGCGTGGGCCGGAACGCGCGGGGTCCGGCGCCTGCTGCATCCGCGCATCCGCGCCCCGCTGCTGCGAGACCTCATCGCCCGCGCCGTGGGCGTGCTGATCCTGCTCGCGGGCGTGTACGTCGTGCTTCGGGTGTCGGGGCTCACGCAGTTGGCGTTGACGGTCGTGGGCGGCACGGGCCTGGTGGGCCTGGCGCTCGGCATCGCGTTCCGCGACATCGTCGAGAACTACTTCGCCAGCATCCTGCTCAGCGTGCACCGCCCGTTCGAGACCGGCGATCTCATCGAGGTGGCCGGCGTCACGGGCTACGTCCAGCAGCTCAACGTCCGCACCACGATGGTGATGACGCTGGACGGCAACTTCGTGCAGCTTCCCAACTCCGTGGTCTACAAGAGCACGCTCAGCAACTTCACGGCGAACCGCAACCGGCGCGAGAGCTTCGTCGTGGGCATCGGCTACGACGATCCCATCGACCGCGCGCAGGAGGTCGCGCTGCGCGTGCTGAACGACCATCCCGCGGTGCTCGATGATCCGGAGCCCTGGGTGCTCGCCGACAACCTGGGCGCCGCGACCGTCAACATCCGCGTGTACTTCTGGCTCAACGGGCACGAGCACAGTTGGCTGAAGGTGCGCTCGTCGGTCATCCGTCTCGTCAAGCGGGCGTTTCAGGAGCAGGGCATCTCGATGCCCGACGAGGCGCGCGAGGTGGTGTTCCCGCACGGCGTGCCGGTCGTGCTGCACGACGATCGCCGCACGACAGACGCGGACGACCTCGCGCCGTCCGGGCCTGCCGCCGGGCGCTCGCGCGCCACGAGCGCGGATACCGCGTCGACGCGGGCCGAGGGCGGGCTCACGAGCGAGGCGGCGGTGCTGGGCGAGCAGGCGCGCCAGGCCAAGCCGCTCCACGACTCGACCGACCTGCTCTCGCCCCACGCGGGCGGCCCGCCGGCGTAGGCGGGCGGGCCGGGTGCACCGGGCGGGCGCGACCGCGCGCGGGCCATCAGGGGCGTGCGACGGCCCGGACGTAGCGGGGCTGCGTGCGCGTCGCGACCGCAACGGTGACTTCGACGACGCCGACGAGGACGTGAGGGATCCACACGATGTCGGCGTAGCCGAGCAGCCAGGGCGACGCCGCGAGGAACGCGCCGCCGATGCCGTCGAGCCACAGGTGCGGCACCATCTTGATGATCGGCGCGAGGCCCAGCTCGTACGCCGTCATCAGGCTGTAGACGATGATGCTGATGCCCAGCACCACGGGCACCCAGGTGCCCGGGCCGTTGTACGCGAAGCCGAACAACCACGGGGCCGCGATGAGCGCAAGCCCCACGATGTAGTCGAGAACGCCGTGCACACGGGTCGGGATCATGCGTGACCTCTTTCTGGCAGGCCCATGCGGCGGGCGCGGCCACCGCAAGCGTGCACGGCGCGCGTGAACGCAGCGGCGCGCGGGCGGTAAGCGACCGCTCACGACGCCTTCCTCGCGGGGATTAGCGGTCAGTCCCGCACACCGGCACGGGAGGCGGGTTCGCAGAACACCGGCCGCGATTCGGCGTGCACGGGCTGGGTGCACCGCGGGCGCACGGATACCCCGCAAGGAGCAGTTCGGCCTGCGCTGTACGTCTAGACAGCGTGCTTCAGGAGGCTCGGCGGCGACGGCGGACCGCGAGCAGACCCAGGCACGCGCCCGCCATGGCGGCGGCGCCGGGCAGCGGCACGACTTCAACGCCCTGCGAGAAGTCGAGGAACCCGAGACCGGTGTTCTGGATGGGGGTGAAGTTGAGGTTGGTGGGTCCGCCCTTCACAAATGCGTTGACGTTGTTGAGGGGCGATCCCACGCCGTTGGTCCCGCTCGTCGACGACAGATAGACCTCGAACGACTGATTCGTCGTGATGAGCGGGCGGATGTTCAGGTGGTACGTGCCGGCGGCGAGGAAGAAGTTCGCCACGTCGGCGCGGAGCGTGTACTCGGTCAGGCCGAACGCGGAACGCCCTGTGGCGACCCAGGTGAAGCCGGTGGTGGCGGTGCCCGACGCCACGATCGTGCCGCCGTTCCCGCTGCTGACGCCCGAGCGGATCTCGAAGGCGTAGCCGGTGGGCGTGCGGTTCGACAGGAAGTTGCCGAAGAGCGCCTCGACGCTCGTGGACGTGGGCATGGCGAAGTCGTCGAAGACGCGCTGATCGGCGGTCACGGTTCCGGAGTTGTTCGACACCGTGTAGTTGCCGACGGCGTTGCGCCGGTCGAAATCGCCGCCGTAGAACACGATCGGGCCGGCCAGGGCGGCCGAAGCGACCGTCCAGCCGAGTGCCGCCGCCGTGATAGTGTGCACGCGCATCGTCTATGTCCCCGAAGTTGCCCGAGGAGAATACCAGAACAGGGGAGACAAGGCAAGCGGGTTCACAGGACATTGACACTCGCCCGCCTCACTCGACGGGTCCGCACGCGTGCGAGTACCATCCGCCCGCGCCGGACGACTCCCACGATCGCGCCGGACACCGGGGGGTTTCGAGATGGTCGTGAACTGGAGCCTTGTGGCCGCGTGTGCGCTCGCGGTCGGGATGATGTCGCCGACGGGCACTCCGCAGGCCGCGGAATCGGCCGCGACCGTCCGTCGCGTGGCGATCATCGGCTGCCACCAGCAGCCCCGCCCCGCGCCGGCGCTGGAGCGGTACGTCGAGGCGAAGCCGGACGTGGTGCTGTGGGTCGGCGACAACGTGTACGCCGACACCAAGGACGATCCCACGCACATCGAACGCTGCTACGCGGTGCTCGAGAGCAAGCCGGGCTTCGCGGCCCTGCGCGAGCGGTCGATCTTCATGGCGACGTGGGACGACCACGACTACGGCATGAACGACGACGGGAAGAACTACGCGCTGAAGCGACAAAGCCACGCGATCTTCCGCAAGTTCTGGCGGCACGAGGACCGCATCCCCGCGGACCGGCCGGGGGTCTTTCACGCCGACATCTTCGGGGCGCCCGGCTCACGCCTGCAGGTCATCATGCTCGACGGACGCTTCAACCGCGATGATCCGGGCGACACGGCCGACACGCTGGGCGAGCCCCAGTGGGCGTGGCTGGCGGAGGAACTCAAGAAGCCCGCGGACCTGCGCCTCGTCGTCTCGGGCTACCAGGTGCTGCTCGACCGGGACACGAAGTTCGAGACCTGGGCCAAGTTCCCGGGCGCGCGCGATCGCCTGTTCCGGCTCATCCGCGAGACGAAGGCGAACGGCGTGGTCTTCATCGCGGGCGACCAGCACTACGGCGAAGTGAGCCGCATCCGCGGGGCGCTCGGCTACGACGCGATCGAACTGATGTTCGCCGGCATCAACCAGGAAGAGCCGTGGGTGTTCAACTCCGCGCGGGTCTCGCCGGTGGCGAACTCGCTGCACTCGTACGCGCACATCGACATCCAGTGGGAGGCGACGTCGGGCGATTACGCCGACAAGCCCCACCTGCTGTTCCGGTGCTTCGACGCCGAGACCAACGCGCTCGAACTGACGTACCGCGTCAACCTCGACGAACTGCGCCCGCCGCAGTAGCGGGCGCTCTCCGGGCTATCTCGTCTTGAGGCGGGACAGCCCGGCGTCTACCCCGACGACCTGCCCGGTGATCCAGTCGCTCTGCGGGTGCAGCAGGAACGCGATGACGCGCGCAACGTCGGCCGGGCGGCCGATGCGCCCCAGCGGGTGCATCGCGACCGACGCCTTCAGGGCCCCCTCGTTGTCGGTGATCCGCCGGGCCATGGGCGTCGCGACGAGCCCGGGCGCTACGGCGTTGAAGCGGACGCCCGCCCCGGCGTACGTCGCCGCCGCCGCTCGCACCAGACCCTCGACGCCCGCCTTCGACGCGGCGATGGCCTCGTGGTTCGCCAGCCCGATGCCCGCGGCGCACGACGACAGCAGGACCACGCTCCCGCCCGCGCCCTTCATGTGCCTGCCCGCGGCTCGCGCGAGCGCGAACGCCGTGCGCAGGTTGAGGCCCACGGTCTCGTCGAACTCCTGCGCCGACGTCAAGTGCGCGGGCTTGAGCAGGATCGACCCCGCCAGGTTCACGGCGCCGGAGATCCCCGGGTGCGCCTGGAAGACGGCGTCCACCGCGTCGAAGTCTCGCGCGTCCACGCACGCGACCTGCCCGTCGCACGTCGCGGCGGTCTCCTCGAGCGCCGAAGGAGTTCTGCCGGCGAGCACGATCGACCAGCCGTCGCGGTGCAGCATGCCCACGAGTTCGCGCCCGATGCCGCCCGCCGCGCCGATGACGAGGCATGTTCGTTGTGCCATAGCCGTGCTTACTCCATCAGCCCGAGGGCGATGACGCCCCGGGACGTCCACGCGATCGTGCGTACCCAGTTGGTGAACACGAGCCGGCGCCACGCGCGCGGGTCAAAGCCGGACGCGAGCCGCGCGTGCAGCGGCACCTGCACCGCGAAGGTCGAGGCCCAGATCACCGCGAGGTGGACCAGCCCGATCCACGAGAGCAGCTCGCGATCGTCCGCGCCGCCCGCCGCCCAGAGCAGCAATAGCGCCGAACCGGCCTCGATCAACATCAGCGGGCCGACCACCAACGTCGTGCGCCGCTGGTGGGCCCTGGCGTACTCGGGAACCGCGTCGGCGGGGATGTGCCCGAGCAGCGGGTAGTGCACGATCTGGACGAACCAGATCAGCCCCACCATGAACCACGTCGCGCCGGCGTGCACGGCCGGGACCAGTGTCGTCAGCCCACCGGGCACGCGAACTCCTTGAGGTCGGGGCGGTCGCCCGCCGTCGCGTGCCGGTACGACCGCACGACCTGCCCGCGATGGATCACGAACGCCCCGGGCATCTGGAAGCCGTCGCCCTCGAGGCGGCCCACGCCGTGCCCGCGGAGGGCGGCCAGCACGCCGGCCAGCCAGACGCGCGGGCCGAAGAGTTGCAGGAACGACCCGCGCCCGAGTTCCAGGGCGCGGTACAGCAACCGGTCCGGGTCGGCGAACCAGGCCGCCGAGGTCAACCCGTGACGCAGCCCGACCGCGCGCAGGTCGTCCGAGGATGGGGCCATGCCGACGACCGCGAGGCCGATGCCGGCCTTCTCGATGTCGGCGTGCCAGCGCGCCAGGTCCGCGAGCGTCTGCTTGCAGAACGTGCACCCCGAGTGACGCAGGAGCACCACGAGCGTCGGACGATCGTTGGTGTGGGCACGCAGCGTGCGGCCCTGTTCATCACGCAGCGCGTCCAGCGCGGCGTCCAGGGGAACGGCTCCCTCGGGCGGCGCCGGCTGGGCCACTCGCGCCGCGTGCCAGAGAATCATGGCGAAGGGAATCCACCACAGCAGGTCGTTGGTGAGGATGGTGACGCCCATGGACCAGGGGAGCAGGCCTCGCGCCGCCGCGTCGACGAAGCCGATGGGGCCGAGGATCTTGCCGATCAGCCCGACGAGCACGATGGGCCAGTGGCGCGCGGGGTCTCTCGCCGCGAGCAGGTAGCCGAGCCCGTAGACGCCGACGATCATGCCGATGCACGCCCACAACTGGGGCCACAACTCGCGGCTTTGGGGCGCGGCGCCCAGCAGCCCGAGCGTCCACACGGGGGCGAGCGCCATGGCGCTTCCCCAGACGATGTTGTACGCGCCCGCACCGATCAGCCACCCACGCATCCAGCGCGGGGTCGTTGTCGTTCGCAGGGAGTCAGCGGGCACGGGAGGTCCTCACGACCGGCACAATCGCGGGCCGGCACCGAAGAAGATCGACACGACGCGGCCCTGCGGTGAATGAATGCGTAGTCTCACTCCTTCGTACCATGCACGCCCATGGCCCGCGACTCGGCCACATCCGCACGCCGACCGGGGCGCCCGACGACCACGGGCCGGCTCGTCATTGTCTTCGGCGACCAGCTCGATCTGGATGCCCCGCTGCTGCGGTCGCTCGAACCCCGCGACACGCTGCTGATGATGGAGGTGGCGGGCGAGTCGCGCCATGTCCCCAGCCATGCGGCGCGGACCGCGCTGTTCCTGTCGGCGATGCGCCATTTCGCGGCGGAGGCTGGGCACCGGGGGATCCGTGTGCGGTACGTCGCGCTGGACGACCCGGAGAACACCGGCACATTAGAAGGGGAGATCGCCCGGGCCATCGACGTCCTCCGGCCGTCCGAGATCGCGTGCACGCACCCCGGCGAGTGGCGTGTGCTGTCGATGCTCCAACGCGTGTGCGACGGCGCCGCGATCCCGCTGCGCGTGCTGCCCGACGAGCACTTCCTGACGACGCCCGAGGAGTTCGCCTCGTGGGCGGCCGGTCGCGCCTCGCTCACCATGGAGTTCTTCTACCGCGTGCAACGGCGCAAGACGGGTTACCTGATGGAGGGATCCGGCGCGGGCGCCACGCCCGCGGGTGGCGTGTGGAACTTCGATTCCGAGAACCGTCTGCCGTTCGGCCCGCGGGGCCCCTCCCCGCGCCCGCCTCCGCCGCGCCGCTTCACGCCCGACGAGACGACGCGCGCCGTCTTCAAGTGCATCGCGCGGGTGCTCCCCGACCTGCCCGGCTCGGTCGAGTCCTTCGCCTGGCCCGTCACGCGCGCGCAGGCGCTCGAAGCCCTCGACGACTTCATCACGCACCGCCTCGCCCTGTTCGGCCCGTTCGAGGACGCGATGTGGGCGAGCGAGCCCACCCTTTACCACTCGACCCTGTCGTGCTCGCTCAACCTCAAGCTGCTGCACCCGCGCGAGTGCTGCGACCGCGCCGTCGCGGCCTATCACGCCGGACTCGCGCCGTTGCAGTCCGTCGAGGCGTTCGTACGCCAGATCATCGGCTGGCGCGAGTTCATCCGGGGCGTCTACTGGCTCGAGGGCCCCGCGTACGCCCAACGCAACGCGCTCGACCAGCACCAGCGCCTCCCCGCGTTCTACTGGACCGGCGACACCGACATGGCGTGCATGAAGGCCTGCATCGGCCAGGTGCTCGACACCGGCTACGGGCACCACATCCAGCGCCTCATGGTCACCGGCAACTTCGCGCTCATCAGCGGGGTGCACCCGCGGGCCGTCAGCGACTGGTACCTGGGAATGTTCGTCGACGGGGTCGACTGGGTCACCCTGCCCAACGCGCTGGGCATGGTGATGCACGCCGATCGGCGTGCGGACGCCGGCCCGGGCGTGACGGGGCTCGTCGGCACCAAGCCGTACGCCGCGGGAGGTCGGTACATCGATCGCATGAGCAACTACTGCGCCTCGTGCCCTTACGACCCCGAGGCACGGAGCGGTCCGTCGGCGTGTCCGTTCACCCTTTTCTACTGGGACTTCCTGATCCGGACGCGCGAGCGGCTGGCGAAGAACCAGCGCATGGCGATGATGCTCAAGAACGTGGACCGCATGACCCCGCAGGTCCGCACGCAGATCACGATCGACGCCGATCTGCTCCGTCGGCGGCTCTGGAAGTAGCCTGCACCCGGTGCGCGGCAAGGACGCTCCGC
This sequence is a window from Planctomycetota bacterium. Protein-coding genes within it:
- a CDS encoding zinc-dependent alcohol dehydrogenase, with product MKAVCWHGAEDLRVEDVPEPRITNPRDIVVRVTSTAICGSDLHLYHNYFPGMSKGDILGHECMGEVVARGSAVTNLREGDRVVIPCTIACGSCFFCKRKEFSACDNSNPNAVESAGVLGYPCCGMLGYSAITGAYAGGQAEYIRVPFGDVGPIKIPEGVPDEKVLFLSDILPTGWMGALNCGVQPGDVVAVWGAGPVGQMAARSLLALGAHRVIVIDPVPERLAIAARAGAEIFNPDDGGDVYEHLLDQTAGRGPDACLDAVGMEAHGHGLMGAIDRVKQSVGIETDRPAVLREAMRCVRKAGTISLLGVYSGMVDTIPMGVAFNKGVTFRMGQVRVQAYQHQLLHLILEGRLQPEDIITHTLPLTDAPDAYRMFNKKEDNCLKVVLKPSATTAGAVNGTA
- a CDS encoding DUF892 family protein, which codes for MHLDSPLRLLGEAIQIMYNAEGLLVLAMPRVAARAPDESLRRALAQHLDETRAQAIRLEQAATLLGVPCQGRRSMAMEGLLSDGELNLGYAGDDTLVSLAIIGTCSAVEHYELSMYESMLMLAHMAGSTEAAELFKATLGEEERALQSLHEASSGLQQQLRSGAAAGNGGGVR
- a CDS encoding mechanosensitive ion channel family protein; amino-acid sequence: MTALRASRWFSDASVRVENAIVFLDGEAQTEEARAWASEVARSRPGVLGVVNRMDVASPDAMEGLRQLRRDVLRALPTLGFALLIVGVAAAGAWAGTRGVRRLLHPRIRAPLLRDLIARAVGVLILLAGVYVVLRVSGLTQLALTVVGGTGLVGLALGIAFRDIVENYFASILLSVHRPFETGDLIEVAGVTGYVQQLNVRTTMVMTLDGNFVQLPNSVVYKSTLSNFTANRNRRESFVVGIGYDDPIDRAQEVALRVLNDHPAVLDDPEPWVLADNLGAATVNIRVYFWLNGHEHSWLKVRSSVIRLVKRAFQEQGISMPDEAREVVFPHGVPVVLHDDRRTTDADDLAPSGPAAGRSRATSADTASTRAEGGLTSEAAVLGEQARQAKPLHDSTDLLSPHAGGPPA
- a CDS encoding SPW repeat protein; protein product: MIPTRVHGVLDYIVGLALIAAPWLFGFAYNGPGTWVPVVLGISIIVYSLMTAYELGLAPIIKMVPHLWLDGIGGAFLAASPWLLGYADIVWIPHVLVGVVEVTVAVATRTQPRYVRAVARP
- a CDS encoding alkaline phosphatase D family protein, with protein sequence MNWSLVAACALAVGMMSPTGTPQAAESAATVRRVAIIGCHQQPRPAPALERYVEAKPDVVLWVGDNVYADTKDDPTHIERCYAVLESKPGFAALRERSIFMATWDDHDYGMNDDGKNYALKRQSHAIFRKFWRHEDRIPADRPGVFHADIFGAPGSRLQVIMLDGRFNRDDPGDTADTLGEPQWAWLAEELKKPADLRLVVSGYQVLLDRDTKFETWAKFPGARDRLFRLIRETKANGVVFIAGDQHYGEVSRIRGALGYDAIELMFAGINQEEPWVFNSARVSPVANSLHSYAHIDIQWEATSGDYADKPHLLFRCFDAETNALELTYRVNLDELRPPQ
- a CDS encoding SDR family oxidoreductase encodes the protein MAQRTCLVIGAAGGIGRELVGMLHRDGWSIVLAGRTPSALEETAATCDGQVACVDARDFDAVDAVFQAHPGISGAVNLAGSILLKPAHLTSAQEFDETVGLNLRTAFALARAAGRHMKGAGGSVVLLSSCAAGIGLANHEAIAASKAGVEGLVRAAAATYAGAGVRFNAVAPGLVATPMARRITDNEGALKASVAMHPLGRIGRPADVARVIAFLLHPQSDWITGQVVGVDAGLSRLKTR
- a CDS encoding peroxiredoxin-like family protein — translated: MPADSLRTTTTPRWMRGWLIGAGAYNIVWGSAMALAPVWTLGLLGAAPQSRELWPQLWACIGMIVGVYGLGYLLAARDPARHWPIVLVGLIGKILGPIGFVDAAARGLLPWSMGVTILTNDLLWWIPFAMILWHAARVAQPAPPEGAVPLDAALDALRDEQGRTLRAHTNDRPTLVVLLRHSGCTFCKQTLADLARWHADIEKAGIGLAVVGMAPSSDDLRAVGLRHGLTSAAWFADPDRLLYRALELGRGSFLQLFGPRVWLAGVLAALRGHGVGRLEGDGFQMPGAFVIHRGQVVRSYRHATAGDRPDLKEFACPVG
- a CDS encoding cryptochrome/photolyase family protein codes for the protein MARDSATSARRPGRPTTTGRLVIVFGDQLDLDAPLLRSLEPRDTLLMMEVAGESRHVPSHAARTALFLSAMRHFAAEAGHRGIRVRYVALDDPENTGTLEGEIARAIDVLRPSEIACTHPGEWRVLSMLQRVCDGAAIPLRVLPDEHFLTTPEEFASWAAGRASLTMEFFYRVQRRKTGYLMEGSGAGATPAGGVWNFDSENRLPFGPRGPSPRPPPPRRFTPDETTRAVFKCIARVLPDLPGSVESFAWPVTRAQALEALDDFITHRLALFGPFEDAMWASEPTLYHSTLSCSLNLKLLHPRECCDRAVAAYHAGLAPLQSVEAFVRQIIGWREFIRGVYWLEGPAYAQRNALDQHQRLPAFYWTGDTDMACMKACIGQVLDTGYGHHIQRLMVTGNFALISGVHPRAVSDWYLGMFVDGVDWVTLPNALGMVMHADRRADAGPGVTGLVGTKPYAAGGRYIDRMSNYCASCPYDPEARSGPSACPFTLFYWDFLIRTRERLAKNQRMAMMLKNVDRMTPQVRTQITIDADLLRRRLWK